AAAAGCGCCGTAAAATATTCCAGCGCTTTCTTCGGGTCGTCATGGCTGACGAACCCGCCAAAGGAGACCAGGGTATTCCCTCCCCCCCGTTCTGTGCTTTCGAGAACCAGTGTGGCGGCGCCGGCATCGTGGGCGGCAATGGCAGCCGTTGCTCCGGCGCCGCCATAACCTATGACGATGACATCGGTTGTCATGTCCCAGGCAGCATTAGAAGGCATAGGAGAACTTGAACTGGGTTTGTGGCCCGGTGGCTATGTTCCTGGCGCCGTACTCCCAGTACTGTTTGAAGGTCATGGTGAAGGGGCCCTGTTTCGGCCAGTATTTGATGCCCAGGCCGATGCCCCCCAGCCGACTCAGGGAATCTTTCACCGTGGCGCCGCCCACCTCATCATCGGTGGTCTGCCAGTAGTTATAGCCCACGACTCCGCCGCTCAGTCCGTTCTTAAGGCCATAGCCAAGAGCCCAGTCAAAATGGAATTCCTGTCCGGGTCTGGTATCGGTATCGCTGTTCTTCGTGTTGAAATCGTACATGAATTTGGCGGAAACATCGAAACCCTCTTTCAGGTAGGACACGGCCAGAACCGGCTCAAAGGTCCAATGGTTTTTTGAGAGGATCTGCGTGGCAGGGTTCTTTGCATCGTAGTTGCCGGTGGGTGCCCAGGTATCCAGGGCAAGGACGGCATGAAGCTCCGGACTGAAGTGCCAGCCAAAGACCAGCGGGCTGAAGATGATGTCGCCGACCCCCTTGTCGTTGACATCGAAATTAAGAGGAGGAATGGCCGTGGAGGAGGCGGTTACATCGGCGCTGTAAAAGGGGACGAATATCTGGGCAGCCCAGTTGGCTCCCAATACTTTCAGCGGGCTGACGTAAACCAGTCTCGGCACCTCGGCAAAGACGCTGGCGTTGAAGTCCGCTGGAAGGCCATTGCCGGAGTTGTCCCGCAGGGAATTCTTCTGGGCCAGGATCATGTAGTTCACCAGATAGGTCCCGGGAGGGGGGAGTGCCCCCACGGCAAAGTCTTCGACACCGTTGGGATAGTGCTGTGCGCCGCCGGCCCAGCTCTGGGCGGCTGTTAAGGTGAAAAATGCGGTGGCGATAAAAAGAGTGCGAACAAAAGCACTAGACAAAGTCTTTTTCATTAGGGCTCCTTTTGCTGTCTGCTGCTTAATGGCTAATGGTATTTTGTTGAGGAAAGAAGCTGTTTGAACACTGTCGGAAGCTGATCCACATCGTTGACGAACTGGATCATCTCACCATGTTCTTCTGCCAGGGCGGTTTTGTTCATGGGGTCGCATTCGAGGCCAATGGTCAGCAGGCGTACGTTCCTGGCCTTGCAGTAGCGGATTGCGTCGGACACCCCGCAGCCCCAATTTGCGGCGCCATCGGTCAGATGAATGATGAAGGGCTTGCGGCTGCTTTGCTTGAGATTCAGAGCTGTGGCTATTATTGCTTCACCCGATGCGGTTCTTCCGTGGGGCATCACCGAATAGAACTGCCCGTTCTTGTAGATCTCGGTGATG
This region of Geotalea daltonii FRC-32 genomic DNA includes:
- a CDS encoding SphA family protein, with amino-acid sequence MKKTLSSAFVRTLFIATAFFTLTAAQSWAGGAQHYPNGVEDFAVGALPPPGTYLVNYMILAQKNSLRDNSGNGLPADFNASVFAEVPRLVYVSPLKVLGANWAAQIFVPFYSADVTASSTAIPPLNFDVNDKGVGDIIFSPLVFGWHFSPELHAVLALDTWAPTGNYDAKNPATQILSKNHWTFEPVLAVSYLKEGFDVSAKFMYDFNTKNSDTDTRPGQEFHFDWALGYGLKNGLSGGVVGYNYWQTTDDEVGGATVKDSLSRLGGIGLGIKYWPKQGPFTMTFKQYWEYGARNIATGPQTQFKFSYAF